In Amphiura filiformis chromosome 1, Afil_fr2py, whole genome shotgun sequence, the following are encoded in one genomic region:
- the LOC140146308 gene encoding alpha-2,8-sialyltransferase 8B-like: MEPRTKRGRLKRYIKLLTIVLGSFYLGRLSGFHLGTTTSYKIADGDNAFRKASSGSSMTLVESEGSQLTNLDQDQQDLTWFDRIAAQQLRKTIRSLFPQENMDPVLVSTASTIVTSLLHFPPNASKNNSGISPNHVIIKPQRKCAVVGNSGILLKSGCGELIDKNDMVIRSNIATIKGFQHDVGNKRDIVTINRVVLKWLVEALNKTKEHPNQMRNLRQYNNSILWFQLDLTNEVKPLLITLAECCKKAHISVYFAFSTISIRTVSKRLWNIPEHLPSAGLMITTAALTFCDELSLFGFYPFSTDQNDRAIKYHYFDKNIMNYTTSRHKLPAEFSILQRLHDLKIINLRTERCDVS; the protein is encoded by the exons CCAAGAACTAAGCGTGGACGTCTCAAACGGTACATCAAGTTGTTGACGATTGTTTTAGGTTCATTTTATCTCGGACGCCTCTCAGGATTTCATCTGGGAACTACCACAAG CTACAAAATAGCAGATGGTGACAATGCATTCAGGAAGGCAAGTTCTGGGTCATCTATGACTCTTGTTGAATCGGAAGGCTCACAACTGACAAATCTCGATCAAGATCAGCAAGATTTGACATGGTTTGATCGTATAGCTGCACAACAATTAAG AAAGACGATAAGAAGTCTCTTCCCTCAAGAAAACATGGATCCAGTCTTAGTTTCCACCGCCTCAACAATTGTAACATCGCTGTTGCACTTTCCTCCCAATGCGAGTAAAAACAACTCGGGAATAAGTCCGAATCACGTTATAATCAAGCCACAAAGAAAATGCGCTGTTGTGGGTAATAGCGGAATTTTACTAAAAAGTGGTTGTGGCGAACTAATAGACAAAAACGATATGGTGATTCGCTCAAATATCGCGACTATAAAAGGATTTCAACATGACGTGGGTAATAAACGGGATATTGTAACCATAAATAGGGTTGTGCTGAAATGGCTCGTAGAAGCGCTTAATAAAACTAAAGAGCATCCCAACCAGATGCGAAATTTGAGGCAATACAACAACTCTATACTTTGGTTTCAATTGGATCTCACCAATGAAGTTAAGCCGTTATTGATTACCCTTGCTGAGTGTTGTAAGAAAGCACACATCTCGGTTTactttgcattttcaacgatatCTATCAGAACTGTATCAAAAAG GTTATGGAATATACCGGAACATCTACCGTCTGCGGGGCTCATGATTACGACTGCAGCATTGACTTTTTGTGATGAATTATCGTTGTTCGGATTTTACCCATTTAGCACCGACCAAAATGATAGAGCAATTAAATATCACTATTTCGACAAAAATATAATGAATTACACCACATCCAGGCATAAACTACCCGCGGAATTTAGTATTCTTCAAAGACTGCACGATTTGAAAATAATCAATTTGAGGACAGAGCGCTGTGATGTTAGTTAA